Genomic window (Bacteroidota bacterium):
CAGCAAATGGTAATTACGCAGTAGAAGTAACTCAAAATGGTTGTACCGATACATCATCTTGTGTAAACATTACCGGTGTTGGATTAGAAGAATACAACAAAACGATTGCTGCTATCTATCCCAACCCAACTTCAGGTGAATTTACAATAAACTTAAAAAATGTTTCAACGAGTGGTGTCGGTTTTACATTAACTACTTTAGAAGGAAAAGTAATTCAACAAGAACAGAAAGTAAGCAGTACAACTATTGTAATGGACTTGAGTGAACAACCCAAAGGAATTTATTTATTAAAAATTGAAGATGCTCAGTCGGTTAATGTGTATAAAATAATTAGACAATAAATTTA
Coding sequences:
- a CDS encoding T9SS type A sorting domain-containing protein, whose amino-acid sequence is MANAMGATYQWLDCDNNNAVIAGETNQNYTATANGNYAVEVTQNGCTDTSSCVNITGVGLEEYNKTIAAIYPNPTSGEFTINLKNVSTSGVGFTLTTLEGKVIQQEQKVSSTTIVMDLSEQPKGIYLLKIEDAQSVNVYKIIRQ